The genomic window ctcTGTGATGTCTAAGGATAGGACAATGAGCAACaggtgccagagcagaggaggttccacagtaacataaggaaaaaccttttcactgtgacagaatagtggaacaggctgcctaggagTCTCttctagagacattcaaaacccacctggctgtgttcttgtgtgacctattctaggtgatcctgctctggtagggggggttggattagatgatctttcaaagtccctttcagtccctaacattttgtgattcctCAGCCACAGTTCCTCCCTGAATAGCCCCACTTTGCAGGCAGAAGGACCACACCACATACTGTTATCAATCCCACCAATGTGCAAGATGCCAAATTCTACCTTTGCTGTCCACATCACTGCGCTCTGCCAGCATAAGAATTGGGGGCCATGTGTACGAAGAGCTGCAACACAAAGgctccagaagcagcacaaCTCCAGCTGAGAGTACCTCACCTTGTTCTTCAGGTATAAGAATACAAGAGGAAGTGAGAGCTCCTTGGTGATCTAAAACATTTtacaagaaggaaaaggggagaaaagaagcttcttttccttttgaagaGTTCCTGCTTCATTTATTGTGTTTTATAACACTAGAATCTAGCACTAACCCATAAAGAATCCTGATCGCATTACAGGCTTCGTTAGCAAATAATTTGTAATTGGATAGACCAATAGATCATTCTCTAACTTACTATTATACCAAAGCATTTTTATCATAGTTTTGGCAAAAATCAGTCATTTGTCCCttatttattatttgtattaCAATGGCACCTAGAGACCCCCTGAAGGAAAACTCCACAAAGCTGGATACTCTGGAACCGCAGACCAGAAAGTGTCCTTACTCCGAGAGCTTACAATCTGAGAAAGCTTTGTAGATGTTTATGCTAACAAGTACTTTGAAAGCTTTTATGCTTTGCAAGGTTCAAAATCATCAATCACTCAAGACAAATATCCACTTCGGTGGCCAACTTCCCTTATGTGCTGCTTCGCTTACCAAGTTAAGTCACGTCATCAATTTTAATTTCCTCCTTAACAGGAGAAATAAGAACAGAGTCACCGAAAGGTTGATCAACAGTGTGACAGCCAAGATTCTCCACAAGCTCCAGTGAATTCAGGTGACAGCACACCGTAAGAGCTCAACTCACAGTCCTTCCAGGGAGAGCAGTGTTCAGACATTACTGGATTTTAACTTTCAAGCCAACTACAGTGTTACAGATAGGTTTCCCGACCCTGGCACACCAGACAAATATATTCATTAAGCTCCGGAAAAAATTGTAAAGGTAATTTTTAAATGTGCCATGGAAGCTCAAGGCAGGAGTGTTACCTGCTTgtcttttgaagaaaaaaatagggGATAGCTGGAGGCAAAAGTAATCTCCTAAAatgcaagaaggaaaacaaaggacaGTAGTAGCTAACTGCAGATGTTTGGCTGAAGCTGTGAATCTGTGTGGAGTATTTTTATAGATGTTCCTCATTTTCATCATCTGCATGCTGCTGTTGGCATTGCTGGTATAATTTGGACCCCCAGGCTCCCCccatcccttctgctgctgggaagtgTCCATTGGACATATTGAGTATAATGGAGGTCAAGGATTTGATGTAGTTTTTGGCCAACGTGAGAGTCTCTATTTTGGAAAGTTTATTCTCAGCTCTCACATGAGGGATCACCTCTCGCAAAGCCTGGAAGGCGTTGTTGAGCTTGTGCATCCTCTGCCTCTCCCGCTCgttgctctccagcctcctcaAATGCCTGTCCTTACTGCTCCAAGAATGCTTGCCTCTGGCTGTAGCGACTTTGCTGCTCTCCTTGTTTCTCccattccttctttctttgtgtCGCAAACATTTCCCCAGTTCTTTTTTCCTCATTGGTGACTCCTCAGAAAATGCTTCTTTGTCAACAGCGTGcctttgcttctttcctttgGTTTTAGTCTTCATGTTTTGGCAGAGGTACTGGTATTAGCATTAATGTGCTGTAAAAACATGACACCAATATCTTTAACTGTTGCACAGTTCCATGCTGAACAAATGACCCGAAGCAGGTTTGATATGTTAGTTTACTTGCTCACTACTGGAAAATCATTGTTGGTTCTCAACTCAGCAATGATCATTTTAGAAACTGTTACTATCACTAGCCAAGATGATCTGTACAAATGAACAGAGGAGAAAATCCTCTTTTAGAGAACAGATCTTCCATCTGGAAGAAAGAAGTTACAGAAAGAGCAGAGGCCAAATGTATGGAACCACTGAAACAAAGATGTGAATCACCTACTGCTGTCCTCACATGTGGGAAGCCAAATGAGAAAGACACCTCTCTACTTTCTTATAAGTAGGCCTCAAACTGGAGAGATTTATTTCCTCAAAATACACAAGAGAAAATGGTCCCCAAGCTGATCCAGGCTTCCCTTGGGAAAAGTGAGTCACAACTCCGAAATATCAGGAGCACAATGGTTTGGTTAAGACAGCCTCTATTTATGGACatacttatttttttctgcaagctCTTAAACATCACAAGTAATAATGAAACCATACACCATCTTGTGCTACGTATGCAAGCTTACATGTGGGGTATGGGGGCAGAACCCTCAGGCTTTTACTTTCCCCTTGAACAGGAGTTCAGATTCCATTTTTTGTAGGCAGAGATTTCCAGTGTATTTATGAGCAGTCCAGTAGAGGGAAACATGACACACTAACTCATACAGAAGCTCAGAAACTCCTCCCCAGCAACGTGTTTTCATCCACGGCACTTCTGCATGCTAGATTAGTCCCCACCACACATACAAAGAAATGCACCTTCCTCTGCCAACACCATCAAATAATAATGGGGTTTAATTGCAGTGTCTGCCCCAATttaacagcagcaaagcagcatttATACTCCAGGTTTGCCAAAAAACACAGCAGTGCTCCTTCCTCATGTTAGCAAGGCAGAAGACAGCACTGAAATTTTACCCTCCCTCAGCCT from Dryobates pubescens isolate bDryPub1 chromosome 4, bDryPub1.pri, whole genome shotgun sequence includes these protein-coding regions:
- the BHLHA15 gene encoding class A basic helix-loop-helix protein 15, translated to MKTKTKGKKQRHAVDKEAFSEESPMRKKELGKCLRHKERRNGRNKESSKVATARGKHSWSSKDRHLRRLESNERERQRMHKLNNAFQALREVIPHVRAENKLSKIETLTLAKNYIKSLTSIILNMSNGHFPAAEGMGGAWGSKLYQQCQQQHADDENEEHL